The DNA segment GCATTGGATGGGATGAACACTTTGTTCGCAGGTCCCTTGGATACCTCGGTCAACGCCTCGAAGGAACGGTAAGCGAGCACCTGCTCATCCAGACCAGCCTCGCGAAGCAGCTGGATTCTAGCCTTCTCCGCCTCGGCAACCGCTTCAATCGCCTTAGCTTCCCCAAGCGCCTCCAGCTCCTGGGCTTGACGCAGACCTTCCGCTTCACGGATACGAGCTTCCTTGTCACCCTCGGCTTTGAGAATCTTACTTTGCTTATCCCCTTCAGCGCGAAGAATCATATCCTGCTTCGCCGCTTCGGCTTCAAGAACGATCGCACGCTTGTTACGCTCCGCCTTCATTTGCTTATCCATCGCATCCTGGATGTCCAGCGGCGGCTTAATGTCGATAACCTCGACACGCTCGATCCGCACGCCCCACTTCTCGGTTGCTTCATCGAGTGCAATCCGGATGTCCGAAGATATTTTCTCCCGTCCGGACAACGTCTCATCAAGCTCCATCTTCCCGATGATTTGACGCATCGTTGCCGTTGTAATGTTGCGAACACCGTACACGTAATCGGAAATGCCGTATGTTGCTTGCTCCGGCCCTACGACCTGATAGAAAATGATCGTATCGATTTGAACTTGTACGTTATCCTTGGTAATAACGGTTTGTGGTGGAACATTGGCCTGTTGAATCCGTAGGTCGTGGTTTATACGAACCTTGTCGATCACCGGGATCAAAATGTTCAGACCCGGCGTTAGCAGGCGGTGAAACTTACCAAGCCGCTCCACAACTCCAACCCGCTGCTGAGGCACAATTTTAACTGTAAGCGAAATGAACATAAACACAACAATGATGATAACAGCAATAATCACTAAATCCATTAAATAAATTCCTCCCATCTTTCTACTTCGATAATAGTACTCCCTCGTTTCATTACCCGCACCAGCTCATCCTTGCCAATGGACTGTGTGGATGTGGCGCTCCACGTATCTCCCCCGATCTTTACAATACCATATTGACCCGGTTCAATGGCTTCA comes from the Paenibacillus lentus genome and includes:
- a CDS encoding SPFH domain-containing protein — protein: MDLVIIAVIIIVVFMFISLTVKIVPQQRVGVVERLGKFHRLLTPGLNILIPVIDKVRINHDLRIQQANVPPQTVITKDNVQVQIDTIIFYQVVGPEQATYGISDYVYGVRNITTATMRQIIGKMELDETLSGREKISSDIRIALDEATEKWGVRIERVEVIDIKPPLDIQDAMDKQMKAERNKRAIVLEAEAAKQDMILRAEGDKQSKILKAEGDKEARIREAEGLRQAQELEALGEAKAIEAVAEAEKARIQLLREAGLDEQVLAYRSFEALTEVSKGPANKVFIPSNAIETLGSIGAIGEMFKSKEGKK